The following coding sequences lie in one Alloacidobacterium dinghuense genomic window:
- a CDS encoding chemotaxis protein CheA produces the protein MDELTREFLIESQEGLDRMERCLTDLEERPEDRELLAEIFRTVHTIKGTTGFLGFLRLESLAHAGENLLGLLRDGKLLANADIVSGLLALLDILREILGQIEASGKEGGEDHAAMIHRLNALQQPSTGENNAQTSGRSLEDVSLPEVCSSPHAAARKKRARKPKAASPAAITPLSDAEIARPQEESRAIEVYQAEPQIAQARAAVNAAESTLRVDVDLLNRMMNLVGELVLTRNQILQMVGADASLAMLSRRLDMVTADLREAVMKARMQPVSHVFSKFPRMVRDLAQQLSKRVRLVMEGQETELDKSLLEAIKDPLTHSVRNAIDHGIELPHLREAAGKDLEGTLRLRAYQEGSHVVIEVSDDGGGMKVERIRDKALERKLITRERAAQLSDRELMQLIFLPGFSTAEAITNVSGRGVGMDVVRTNVEKIGGKVEIDSRVGKGTTLRLRIPLTLAIVPALIVHSRGQSFALPQGALSELVHLSSDQVSAQVEWMEGAALYRLRGKLLPLIFLGSLLKQHTRSEEPREVYIAVLNAEGRRYGLVVDSLADPEEIVVKPLSSVLKRIGFFSGATVLGNGEMALILDPGAIATQSNIGMALEDDEPEVLGGNLKEGTAEYLLMQSASEHSAVPLDSVLRIERIPRGQMEWLNGIPVLRFDGTLLPLKDRTDVGAESPESEMTVVVCRDGQRHVGVAVTQVLDVAPGESLTEAGTNAATQDAILLKDKVTSIVDLRSIPALHGTHPLSGEFVETWKPVGIVEMSA, from the coding sequence GTGGACGAGTTGACGCGAGAATTTCTGATCGAAAGCCAGGAAGGATTGGACCGCATGGAGCGGTGCCTGACCGATCTGGAGGAACGCCCCGAGGACCGCGAGCTTCTGGCTGAGATCTTTCGTACTGTGCACACCATCAAGGGAACCACGGGTTTTCTCGGCTTTTTACGACTGGAATCGCTGGCTCATGCCGGAGAAAATCTGCTTGGTCTACTGCGCGACGGCAAGCTTCTGGCCAACGCAGACATTGTCAGTGGTCTGCTTGCCTTGCTCGATATCCTGCGCGAAATTCTTGGACAGATTGAAGCAAGCGGGAAGGAAGGCGGCGAGGATCATGCCGCGATGATCCATCGTCTGAACGCATTGCAGCAGCCTTCGACAGGTGAGAACAACGCGCAGACATCAGGAAGGTCTCTCGAAGATGTCTCGCTTCCCGAGGTGTGCTCTTCTCCGCATGCTGCCGCAAGAAAGAAGCGGGCGCGCAAACCAAAGGCTGCATCACCCGCTGCGATCACGCCGCTCAGTGACGCGGAGATCGCGAGGCCGCAAGAGGAAAGCAGGGCCATCGAGGTTTATCAAGCCGAGCCACAGATCGCGCAGGCGAGGGCAGCGGTGAACGCAGCCGAATCGACGCTGCGCGTCGACGTGGATCTGCTCAACCGCATGATGAATCTCGTGGGGGAGCTTGTGCTCACCCGAAATCAGATCCTGCAGATGGTCGGCGCCGATGCCAGCCTGGCCATGCTCTCGCGTCGCTTGGACATGGTAACAGCCGATCTGCGTGAAGCAGTGATGAAGGCGCGCATGCAGCCTGTCAGCCATGTCTTCTCGAAGTTTCCGCGCATGGTGCGCGATCTTGCGCAGCAGCTGAGCAAGCGGGTACGTCTGGTCATGGAAGGGCAGGAGACGGAACTCGACAAGAGCCTGCTCGAAGCCATCAAAGATCCGCTGACGCATTCTGTTCGCAACGCTATCGATCACGGCATCGAGTTGCCGCACCTCCGCGAGGCCGCCGGCAAAGACCTGGAAGGCACGCTGCGGCTGCGTGCCTATCAGGAGGGCAGCCACGTTGTCATCGAAGTCTCCGATGACGGTGGCGGCATGAAGGTTGAGCGCATCCGTGACAAAGCCCTTGAGCGCAAGTTGATCACCCGCGAACGCGCAGCGCAGCTTTCCGACCGCGAGTTGATGCAGTTGATCTTCTTGCCAGGATTCTCCACCGCTGAGGCCATTACGAATGTCTCCGGGCGCGGCGTCGGCATGGACGTGGTGCGCACCAACGTGGAGAAAATTGGTGGCAAGGTTGAGATCGACAGCCGTGTCGGCAAGGGAACAACGCTGCGCCTACGTATTCCGCTCACCCTGGCCATTGTGCCTGCCTTGATCGTGCACAGCCGAGGCCAGAGCTTCGCGTTGCCTCAGGGGGCTCTTTCTGAACTCGTGCACCTTTCTTCCGACCAGGTCAGCGCGCAAGTGGAGTGGATGGAGGGTGCGGCGCTGTACCGTTTGCGGGGCAAACTCCTCCCGCTGATCTTCCTTGGTTCTCTTCTTAAACAACATACGCGGTCAGAAGAGCCGCGTGAAGTATATATCGCCGTCTTGAATGCGGAAGGCCGCCGCTATGGCCTGGTGGTCGACAGCCTTGCGGACCCGGAAGAGATTGTGGTCAAGCCATTGTCGTCGGTGCTCAAGAGAATCGGTTTCTTTTCGGGAGCGACAGTGCTGGGCAACGGTGAGATGGCTTTGATTCTTGATCCCGGAGCAATCGCCACACAATCGAATATCGGCATGGCGCTTGAAGATGACGAGCCCGAGGTTCTGGGGGGAAATTTGAAGGAAGGAACTGCCGAATATCTGCTGATGCAATCCGCGAGCGAGCATTCGGCAGTACCTCTGGATAGCGTGTTACGGATTGAGCGCATTCCGCGTGGGCAAATGGAGTGGCTAAACGGTATCCCTGTCTTGCGTTTTGACGGCACACTTCTGCCGCTCAAAGACAGAACGGATGTTGGAGCAGAATCACCAGAGAGCGAGATGACGGTGGTCGTCTGCCGCGACGGGCAGCGTCACGTAGGAGTCGCCGTCACGCAGGTTCTAGACGTGGCTCCGGGCGAGTCTTTGACTGAGGCCGGAACCAATGCTGCGACGCAGGATGCCATCCTTTTAAAGGACAAAGTGACAAGCATCGTCGATCTTCGAAGCATCCCGGCATTGCACGGCACGCACCCGCTTTCGGGCGAATTCGTGGAGACATGGAAACCAGTTGGAATTGTTGAGATGTCCGCATGA
- a CDS encoding chemotaxis protein CheW encodes MMPTLLLQTDAQDEGIEMCSVRVGQTLYGVPVTRILEILGRPAKQPVPLAPSYIGGLVHYRGEVLTAVSLRRLVDLPEHDAVEDILVFEGGDGYFGLLVDEVGEVMTVQPANFESNPSTLDDRRKALFAGTYKLNNALLVMLDPDRLDPMCLAETSPA; translated from the coding sequence ATGATGCCTACTCTACTACTGCAGACTGACGCACAGGACGAAGGCATCGAGATGTGTTCTGTTCGTGTGGGCCAGACGCTCTACGGCGTTCCTGTAACCCGCATTCTGGAAATTCTGGGAAGGCCTGCGAAGCAGCCTGTTCCACTTGCTCCCAGCTACATCGGCGGGTTGGTGCACTATCGTGGCGAGGTACTGACGGCTGTTTCGCTACGCAGGTTGGTGGATCTGCCGGAGCACGATGCCGTGGAAGACATCCTCGTCTTTGAAGGCGGCGATGGATACTTCGGCCTGTTGGTGGACGAGGTAGGTGAAGTGATGACGGTGCAGCCTGCGAATTTCGAGAGCAACCCCTCAACTCTCGATGATCGCCGCAAAGCGCTGTTTGCCGGAACTTACAAACTCAATAACGCTCTTCTGGTGATGCTCGATCCGGATCGTCTCGATCCGATGTGTCTTGCAGAAACATCCCCCGCTTGA
- a CDS encoding response regulator → MRALIVDDSRSIRSYLRLLLEKQGLECIEAEDGRLALDAMQRNGVCDLALVDVNMPVMGGLECVKAMRGNPETRSMKIMMVTSEADHAFIEAALEAGADEYLMKPFDADALIDKLQMIGIA, encoded by the coding sequence ATGCGTGCGCTTATCGTCGATGATTCGCGTTCCATCCGAAGTTACTTGCGACTGCTTTTGGAAAAGCAGGGACTCGAATGCATCGAAGCAGAGGACGGACGGCTGGCGCTAGACGCGATGCAGAGGAACGGCGTCTGTGATCTTGCTCTCGTCGATGTCAACATGCCCGTCATGGGCGGGCTGGAATGCGTGAAGGCGATGCGAGGCAATCCGGAAACAAGGTCGATGAAGATCATGATGGTGACGTCGGAGGCAGACCATGCCTTCATCGAAGCTGCGCTTGAAGCCGGTGCGGATGAATACTTGATGAAACCTTTTGACGCTGACGCGCTCATCGACAAGCTCCAGATGATTGGCATCGCATAA
- a CDS encoding protein-glutamate methylesterase/protein-glutamine glutaminase — translation MPRPIRVLVVDDSLVMRSLLRMVLASDPAIELAGMAKDGIEALDAVERLRPDLILLDIEMPRMNGLEVLAELRSRHSTVKIIMCSTLTRRGARITLDALVQGATDYVTKPTVQNGAADAVATLMRELLPRIKALFPAPQLSVILAGYAGGKTRLQRTPEIVAIGVSTGGPAALQTLLPMLPADFPVPIVIVQHMPRLFTALLAERLNRECALNVREAATGMLPEPGTVSIARGDWHLEFVQTPFGYGHLLHLSQAAPEHYCRPSVDMLFRSAAQVYSDAVLGVVLTGMGADGLEGCKSIRRAGGRILVQDRASSSVWGMPGVVADAGLADRILPLPSIAAELIRLCSSRHATLAAKE, via the coding sequence ATGCCCCGACCAATTCGTGTCCTTGTAGTGGACGACTCCCTCGTGATGCGCAGCCTTCTGCGCATGGTGCTCGCCTCGGATCCCGCCATTGAGTTGGCAGGAATGGCGAAAGATGGTATCGAAGCTCTCGATGCCGTCGAGCGGCTTCGACCAGACCTCATTCTTCTGGACATTGAAATGCCGCGCATGAATGGCCTTGAAGTGCTGGCCGAACTGCGTTCACGGCACAGCACAGTAAAGATCATTATGTGCAGCACCCTCACACGTCGTGGCGCTCGCATCACCCTTGATGCGCTGGTGCAAGGGGCGACCGACTATGTTACAAAGCCGACCGTGCAGAATGGCGCTGCGGATGCAGTCGCTACGCTTATGCGTGAGCTTCTTCCGCGGATCAAAGCTCTGTTTCCAGCACCACAACTCAGCGTCATCCTCGCTGGTTACGCAGGAGGCAAAACCCGGCTGCAGAGGACGCCAGAGATTGTCGCGATTGGAGTGTCAACCGGAGGTCCTGCCGCTCTTCAAACCTTACTGCCTATGCTGCCTGCAGATTTCCCCGTTCCAATCGTCATTGTCCAGCACATGCCTCGGCTTTTTACTGCTCTTCTGGCCGAGAGACTGAATCGTGAATGTGCCCTCAATGTGCGCGAAGCGGCGACCGGCATGCTTCCCGAGCCCGGAACGGTCTCGATTGCTCGCGGAGACTGGCATCTCGAATTTGTCCAGACCCCATTTGGCTATGGACACTTACTTCATCTCTCGCAAGCCGCACCGGAGCACTACTGCCGTCCTTCGGTCGATATGCTTTTTCGTTCAGCCGCGCAGGTTTACAGCGATGCTGTGCTGGGCGTGGTACTCACCGGAATGGGTGCCGATGGCTTGGAAGGCTGCAAATCCATTCGCCGCGCAGGAGGAAGAATCCTCGTGCAGGACCGCGCGAGCAGCTCTGTTTGGGGCATGCCCGGTGTTGTTGCCGACGCCGGATTGGCAGATCGCATTCTGCCCCTTCCGTCCATCGCGGCCGAACTGATCCGTCTTTGTTCGTCACGTCACGCTACTCTCGCAGCGAAGGAGTGA
- a CDS encoding CheR family methyltransferase — MPSTETDYSFLRKFIQSRSENILDPSRNDIFDARLYRLLQVHGMSGIDDLVRRLRLAADPMLDQAVVEAMTINETSFFRDQAPFELLRNELLPRLIERRGLQRSLRFWSAACSSGQEAYSLAMLIRYHFPQIAEWKIEIVGTDIHADMIRRAQSGRYQRMEINRGLPARLLLKYFTRDDDEWEVTPELRSLCHFQQRNLSHTLPALDVYDGILMRNVLFYFSDATRKRVLQNVHVALQSDGFLILGSSEQPAQLDLWQPALDDKTCYYSPR, encoded by the coding sequence ATGCCTTCTACCGAGACGGATTACAGTTTCCTGCGAAAGTTTATCCAGAGCCGTTCAGAGAACATCCTTGATCCCTCACGCAACGATATTTTCGATGCGCGCCTCTATCGCCTGCTGCAAGTGCATGGCATGTCGGGCATCGATGACCTGGTCCGCAGGTTAAGACTTGCGGCGGATCCCATGCTTGATCAGGCAGTGGTCGAGGCTATGACGATCAATGAGACTAGTTTCTTCCGTGATCAGGCCCCATTCGAGTTATTGCGCAACGAGCTGCTGCCGAGACTGATCGAACGCCGTGGCCTGCAGCGCAGTCTGCGATTTTGGAGCGCTGCATGCTCCAGTGGTCAGGAAGCCTATTCATTGGCAATGCTCATTCGATACCATTTCCCTCAAATTGCCGAGTGGAAGATAGAGATCGTAGGCACGGACATTCATGCAGACATGATTCGCCGCGCACAGTCCGGCCGTTACCAACGCATGGAGATCAACCGCGGCTTGCCTGCTCGTCTCTTGCTCAAGTACTTCACGCGCGACGATGACGAATGGGAGGTCACACCGGAGCTGCGTTCTCTTTGTCACTTTCAGCAACGGAACCTGAGCCACACCTTACCAGCGCTGGATGTATACGACGGCATCCTCATGCGCAATGTGCTTTTCTACTTTTCCGACGCCACACGAAAACGCGTCCTTCAAAATGTTCACGTTGCCCTGCAGTCAGACGGATTCCTGATTCTCGGTTCGAGCGAGCAGCCCGCGCAACTCGATCTCTGGCAGCCGGCTCTTGACGACAAGACCTGCTACTACAGTCCGCGCTGA